A stretch of the Corylus avellana chromosome ca6, CavTom2PMs-1.0 genome encodes the following:
- the LOC132184804 gene encoding high mobility group B protein 7-like — protein MAGGGVKGRKRVEASSDAQAASASLLRAKDGSAFARCEECRKDVPVALISMHSCTLDAKIKLNLEAQVVEMSSELKKPAERKKSSATEPKTKRAKTVKKGKDPNKRKRPPTAFFIFMDDFRKEYKEAHPGNKDVKTVAKEGGEKWKSLSDEEKKVYVDKASELKAEYDKALQSDNAEDEDGDEGSEREVEVEVEEKEVEVEEKEVEVEEKEVEVEEKEVEVEGEVASDGE, from the exons ATGGCTGGTGGTGGAGTAAAGGGGAGGAAGAGAGTGGAGGCGTCGTCCGATGCCCAGGCTGcatctgcttctcttcttcgaGCCAAGGATGGCAGCGCTTTTGCCCgatg TGAAGAGTGCAGAAAGGATGTGCCGGTGGCACTCATTAGCATGCACAGCTGCACCCTCGATGCTAAGATCAAATTGAATCTCG AAGCCCAGGTTGTGGAGATGTCCTCCGAGCTCAAGAAGCCTGCAGAGAG GAAGAAATCAAGTGCCACAGAGCCAAAAACAAAGAGAGCAAAAACCGTGAAGAAGGGCAAGGATCCCAACAAGCGCAAGCGTCCTCCCACTGCTTTCTTTATCTTCAT GGACGATTTTAGAAAGGAGTACAAGGAAGCACATCCCGGGAACAAGGATGTTAAAACG GTCGCGAAGGAGGGTGGTGAGAAGTGGAAATCCTTGAGTGATGAA GAGAAGAAAGTGTATGTGGATAAAGCTTCTGAGCTTAAGGCAGAGTATGACAAGGCCTTGCAGAGTGACAATGCTGAAGATGAAGAC GGTGATGAAGGTTCAGAGAGGGAAGTGGAAGTGGAAGTGGAAGAGAAGGAAGTTGAAGTGGAAGAGAAGGAAGTTGAAGTGGAAGAGAAAGAAGTTGAagtggaagaaaaggaagttgAAGTGGAAGGGGAAGTAGCATCTGATGGAGAGTAG